A region from the Salicibibacter cibarius genome encodes:
- a CDS encoding SDR family oxidoreductase — MNLGLQDKNVIIMGGTSGVGLKTAEMFIEEGANVAVCGRDQERMDSAYNHLRKIAEHKDIYAGMCDVTKEEDVIAFVENSARHLGGINILVNAAGRSFMGHFFQINNEQWNEQIQLKYFSIIYAVRAVHPYMVSSEGGRIININATLAKEPEPHMAATAATRAGLLNLSKTLSHELATDNILVNSVSLGLIRTEQWERRRKQNAPEADPEKWYKDIAHKRNIPLKRVGEAEEVASVIVFLASERSSYVSGSTVEVAGGLGKSV; from the coding sequence ATGAATCTAGGGTTGCAAGATAAGAATGTGATTATTATGGGTGGCACCTCGGGCGTCGGTCTAAAAACAGCTGAAATGTTTATTGAAGAAGGGGCGAACGTTGCTGTTTGTGGACGGGATCAGGAACGTATGGACTCCGCGTATAACCATCTACGAAAGATAGCTGAACATAAGGATATTTACGCGGGAATGTGCGATGTAACAAAGGAAGAGGATGTCATCGCTTTTGTAGAAAACAGCGCACGACATCTTGGTGGTATTAATATTTTAGTGAATGCCGCTGGTCGAAGTTTTATGGGTCATTTTTTTCAAATTAACAATGAACAATGGAATGAACAAATTCAATTAAAATATTTCTCAATTATTTATGCAGTCCGCGCTGTTCATCCTTATATGGTGTCATCTGAGGGTGGAAGAATCATTAACATTAATGCCACGTTAGCGAAAGAGCCAGAACCACACATGGCAGCAACGGCAGCGACGCGCGCAGGTCTTCTTAATTTAAGTAAGACACTATCCCATGAATTGGCAACAGATAATATTCTGGTGAATTCTGTAAGCTTAGGGTTGATTCGCACAGAGCAATGGGAGAGAAGAAGAAAGCAAAATGCACCTGAAGCTGATCCAGAAAAATGGTATAAAGATATAGCGCATAAACGCAATATACCACTGAAAAGAGTTGGAGAAGCAGAAGAGGTTGCCAGTGTTATCGTCTTCCTTGCTTCGGAGCGTTCCAGTTATGTTTCAGGATCTACCGTTGAAGTTGCAGGTGGTTTGGGAAAGAGTGTGTAA